The genomic DNA TACAAAATTTCGCACCGTAGTTAGGTCGTGCATGTAGCTCAGAATCGAAGAAGAACAGAAACAAATCAAGTTTATTAAAAGGTAAGTCACACTTTTgtcacaaaataataaatgttataattaaatatttcttgcatTTTGGACCTTAGGTTTTAAGTATTAGCTAGTACTTCGGGTTAAGCTGACTTAAACTTTTAATCGTTTTAGCTTCTTATCAACGGAGGGAAGTATTGAAGTCATATGCGCCATCCAAGATAAGAGTCCAAGCTTACTATCCAAAAGGAAGTATCGGGTACCAATCATCTCCTAAACGTGCATCCGGTTACATTCAGAAAACAAGGAATTATGGGAAAATACTGGATACTTCATACGCACCAAGGGTTGTGATGAAGTATGGCAGCCGAACGCGTAAGGGATACGGACCTCAAAGGAATACATACTTGTCAAAGAAAGTTCCAAGTTATGCTGAGTTTAATACCGGTTTTCAGGGAAAGACATATGCTTATATTCCTAAAGGTAACTTTGCATATGGTGGACTAAAGAGACAATATCTACCTGTTAAAGGATCGAATAAGTTTGGTCTTGTAAAGAAATCTAATTCATTTGGAGGAGGATCTTACCAGGGCCAAAGAGGTAGGATAGGAGTCCATAAAATTGGCATTGGTGCTGGCTCATATGGAATTGGCCGCAGAGGAGGTAGTGCTAATATAGGTATCGGCAGAGGAGGTCGTCAATTAGCAGGAGCTTCAAATTCGCTGCATGGACCAGTCGGAAATATTGGACGTTTTGTACCAGGAGAATCAGCTGTAGCATTTGGAGGGGGTATTGGAAATAGATTTAGTGGAGGCGGAGGCGGAAATTTCCTCATAACAGATAACATGGAAGGTAAGGTTTTGAGGCTATCAGTGACTTGAGtttcatttacatgtatcatatgGCAGACTTTAGGGTACTTTGCTAATTTGCATACCGGccatttttacttttcataacGGCATCCATTACAATAGGATTATATATGCACCTTTAATAAAAATCCCAATATGCCAATTCTTATGTGGAATAAACAATTTGTCCTCATATAGGTGAATTGTACACGTTTTTAGGCTTCTGTCCATGTACAAATATACATCGTCTACTTTGAAAACTTTCGGTCTTTTTAGATTAAAAATCAGAAGCGTTACCGTGGTAGATCGTAGTATAAATGCCTATACAAATATAACGTAAAGTGATAAAAACGCAAGATTCAAAACAGAAATAGAGATGCAAGAATGGATTGTTCATGATTTGTCTGCATATAGGGGAACAACTTGTAGGGtgaattttaaagttaaataacaGTTTGTTTACCTGCTTTCTTAAGGTTTCGgccaaattcttttaaaaacatgacGATTGATTTCAACCTTCCCATTTcgtaaaaagtcaaattttaagcattttcacaatattttggtaaaaatatcCGCCAAAGGAAGTTTTCAAAGACACGTAGGGTTAGATCCATGACGGAAAAGGACTAGATTATCcgcaaatttgaaataatttatattttcaatcttaAACTAAGGGAAGTAATTGAAACAAAAGGGCCAAAGTCACGTGGTGCAAATCATTTGGATAAAGTaactttgattttgccatatgtctctacagctataaaaggcgccaccatgaaaaatgtgaaactatttaaacgagaaaaaacTTACTCCTAACTTATAACTaataaattttagtaaaaaGTCCGAATAATTCTACATCATGGTTGAAAAAAACCAGTTAGATCCATTCGATTAATCATGTAGCTGGCTTAggtatttgttgtttatattaaacaaaacaaaacattttaagacTGAGGGTGATTATATGATTAAGAGCTCGACTTAATTAATGTGGTACCCAACACTACAGGGGTATAACTCTGTGAAAATCAgttaaacgttttaatcacGGTGTATTGTTAcagaaatattaagcttctcaatgatcaaaactagtgcttgtcaaactgctatacaTCCAATGAAATTTATCTATAAAGTGTGCGgttcaaagtttttgaaatttttatatttttgtcaaaagggTCAAAGTAGAGATTCTgtcaaaatgttatgaaaattaaacgagttgatttttttagtcaagatgttaggtaccaccttaatgttCTAGGCTGCTTTCCTATTGACGTATGTACCAGTTGCAGAAAAAAATTTCAGAC from Mytilus trossulus isolate FHL-02 chromosome 8, PNRI_Mtr1.1.1.hap1, whole genome shotgun sequence includes the following:
- the LOC134682043 gene encoding keratin, type I cytoskeletal 9-like, with translation MALSFRLVLPTVVLFCLTYSEAFKASYQRREVLKSYAPSKIRVQAYYPKGSIGYQSSPKRASGYIQKTRNYGKILDTSYAPRVVMKYGSRTRKGYGPQRNTYLSKKVPSYAEFNTGFQGKTYAYIPKGNFAYGGLKRQYLPVKGSNKFGLVKKSNSFGGGSYQGQRGRIGVHKIGIGAGSYGIGRRGGSANIGIGRGGRQLAGASNSLHGPVGNIGRFVPGESAVAFGGGIGNRFSGGGGGNFLITDNMEEVTK